Proteins encoded by one window of Cervus canadensis isolate Bull #8, Minnesota chromosome 18, ASM1932006v1, whole genome shotgun sequence:
- the CDK10 gene encoding cyclin-dependent kinase 10 isoform X1: MGEPEPEQIRLKCVRKEGFFTVPPEHRLGRCRSVKEFEKLNRIGEGTYGIVYRARDTHTDEIVALKKVRMDKEKDGVGSLSLVQLQKWGHQGQPGCRGPHQQSSRDHTAASPPPPQHCGAEGGGCGEPPGEDLASLLENMPTPFSEAQVKCIVLQVLRGLQYLHRNFIIHRDLKVSNLLMTDKGCVKTADFGLARAYGIPVKPMTPKVVTLWYRAPELLLGTTTQTTSIDMWAVGCILAELLAHKPLLPGTSEIHQVDLIVQLLGTPSENIWPGFSQLPLASQYSLRKQPYNNLKHKFPWLSEAGLRLMNLLFMYDPKKRATAGDCLESSYFKEKPLPCEPELMPTFPHHRNKRAAPATSLGTESQSRRCRP, translated from the exons ATGGGGGAACCAGAGCCGGAGCAAATCCGTCTGAAGTGTGTCCGTAAGGAAGGCTTCTTCACGGTGCCTCCGGAGCACAGG CTGGGACGGTGCCGGAGCGTGAAGGAGTTTGAGAAGCTGAATCGCATTGGGGAAGGCACCTACGGCATTGTAT ATCGGGCCCGGGATACCCACACGGATGAGATTGTCGCCCTGAAGAAAGTGCGGATGGACAAGGAGAAGGATG GGGTGGGGTCACTGAGCTTGGTCCAGCTGCAGAAGTGGGGTCACCAAGGCCAGCCTGGTTGCAGGGGTCCCCATCAGCAGTCTTCGAGAGATCACACTGCTGCTTCGCCTCCGCCACCCCAACATTGTGGAGCTGAAGGAGGTGGTTGTGGGGAACCACCTGGAGAG GACCTGGCCAGCCTTCTGGAGAACATGCCAACACCCTTCTCTGAGGCCCAG GTCAAGTGCATCGTGCTGCAGGTGCTCCGGGGCCTCCAGTACCTGCACCGGAACTTCATCATCCACAG GGATCTGAAGGTCTCTAACTTGCTTATGACGGATAAGGGCTGCGTAAAGACAG CGGATTTTGGTTTGGCTCGGGCCTATGGCATCCCAGTGAAACCAATGACTCCCAAGGTGGTCACACTCTG GTACCGAGCCCCTGAACTGTTGCTGGGAACCACCACGCAGACCACCAGCATCGACATGTG GGCGGTGGGCTGCATCCTGGCTGAGCTGCTGGCCCATAAGCCCCTTCTCCCTGGCACTTCCGAGATCCACCAGGTGGACCTGATTGTGCAGCTGCTGGGGACCCCCAGTGAGAACATCTGGCCG GGCTTCTCTCAGCTGCCGCTGGCCAGCCAGTACAGCCTGCGGAAGCAGCCCTACAACAACCTGAAGCATAAGTTCCCATGGCTCTCGGAGGCTGGCCTGCGCCTGATGAACCTCCTCTTCATGTACGACCCTAAGAAAAG GGCGACAGCCGGCGACTGCCTGGAGAGCTCCTACTTCAAGGAGAAGCCCCTGC cctgcgaGCCGGAGCTCATGCCCACCTTCCCCCACCACCGTAACAAGCGTGCCGCCCCAGCCACGTCCTTAGGCACTGAGAGCCAGAGCCGGCGCTGCAGACCCTGA
- the CDK10 gene encoding cyclin-dependent kinase 10 isoform X4, whose protein sequence is MDKEKDGVPISSLREITLLLRLRHPNIVELKEVVVGNHLESIFLVMGYCEQDLASLLENMPTPFSEAQVKCIVLQVLRGLQYLHRNFIIHRDLKVSNLLMTDKGCVKTADFGLARAYGIPVKPMTPKVVTLWYRAPELLLGTTTQTTSIDMWAVGCILAELLAHKPLLPGTSEIHQVDLIVQLLGTPSENIWPGFSQLPLASQYSLRKQPYNNLKHKFPWLSEAGLRLMNLLFMYDPKKRATAGDCLESSYFKEKPLPCEPELMPTFPHHRNKRAAPATSLGTESQSRRCRP, encoded by the exons ATGGACAAGGAGAAGGATG GGGTCCCCATCAGCAGTCTTCGAGAGATCACACTGCTGCTTCGCCTCCGCCACCCCAACATTGTGGAGCTGAAGGAGGTGGTTGTGGGGAACCACCTGGAGAG CATCTTCCTGGTGATGGGTTACTGTGAGCAGGACCTGGCCAGCCTTCTGGAGAACATGCCAACACCCTTCTCTGAGGCCCAG GTCAAGTGCATCGTGCTGCAGGTGCTCCGGGGCCTCCAGTACCTGCACCGGAACTTCATCATCCACAG GGATCTGAAGGTCTCTAACTTGCTTATGACGGATAAGGGCTGCGTAAAGACAG CGGATTTTGGTTTGGCTCGGGCCTATGGCATCCCAGTGAAACCAATGACTCCCAAGGTGGTCACACTCTG GTACCGAGCCCCTGAACTGTTGCTGGGAACCACCACGCAGACCACCAGCATCGACATGTG GGCGGTGGGCTGCATCCTGGCTGAGCTGCTGGCCCATAAGCCCCTTCTCCCTGGCACTTCCGAGATCCACCAGGTGGACCTGATTGTGCAGCTGCTGGGGACCCCCAGTGAGAACATCTGGCCG GGCTTCTCTCAGCTGCCGCTGGCCAGCCAGTACAGCCTGCGGAAGCAGCCCTACAACAACCTGAAGCATAAGTTCCCATGGCTCTCGGAGGCTGGCCTGCGCCTGATGAACCTCCTCTTCATGTACGACCCTAAGAAAAG GGCGACAGCCGGCGACTGCCTGGAGAGCTCCTACTTCAAGGAGAAGCCCCTGC cctgcgaGCCGGAGCTCATGCCCACCTTCCCCCACCACCGTAACAAGCGTGCCGCCCCAGCCACGTCCTTAGGCACTGAGAGCCAGAGCCGGCGCTGCAGACCCTGA
- the CDK10 gene encoding cyclin-dependent kinase 10 isoform X2: MGEPEPEQIRLKCVRKEGFFTVPPEHRLGRCRSVKEFEKLNRIGEGTYGIVYRARDTHTDEIVALKKVRMDKEKDGVPISSLREITLLLRLRHPNIVELKEVVVGNHLESIFLVMGYCEQDLASLLENMPTPFSEAQVKCIVLQVLRGLQYLHRNFIIHRDLKVSNLLMTDKGCVKTADFGLARAYGIPVKPMTPKVVTLWYRAPELLLGTTTQTTSIDMWAVGCILAELLAHKPLLPGTSEIHQVDLIVQLLGTPSENIWPGFSQLPLASQYSLRKQPYNNLKHKFPWLSEAGLRLMNLLFMYDPKKRATAGDCLESSYFKEKPLPCEPELMPTFPHHRNKRAAPATSLGTESQSRRCRP, translated from the exons ATGGGGGAACCAGAGCCGGAGCAAATCCGTCTGAAGTGTGTCCGTAAGGAAGGCTTCTTCACGGTGCCTCCGGAGCACAGG CTGGGACGGTGCCGGAGCGTGAAGGAGTTTGAGAAGCTGAATCGCATTGGGGAAGGCACCTACGGCATTGTAT ATCGGGCCCGGGATACCCACACGGATGAGATTGTCGCCCTGAAGAAAGTGCGGATGGACAAGGAGAAGGATG GGGTCCCCATCAGCAGTCTTCGAGAGATCACACTGCTGCTTCGCCTCCGCCACCCCAACATTGTGGAGCTGAAGGAGGTGGTTGTGGGGAACCACCTGGAGAG CATCTTCCTGGTGATGGGTTACTGTGAGCAGGACCTGGCCAGCCTTCTGGAGAACATGCCAACACCCTTCTCTGAGGCCCAG GTCAAGTGCATCGTGCTGCAGGTGCTCCGGGGCCTCCAGTACCTGCACCGGAACTTCATCATCCACAG GGATCTGAAGGTCTCTAACTTGCTTATGACGGATAAGGGCTGCGTAAAGACAG CGGATTTTGGTTTGGCTCGGGCCTATGGCATCCCAGTGAAACCAATGACTCCCAAGGTGGTCACACTCTG GTACCGAGCCCCTGAACTGTTGCTGGGAACCACCACGCAGACCACCAGCATCGACATGTG GGCGGTGGGCTGCATCCTGGCTGAGCTGCTGGCCCATAAGCCCCTTCTCCCTGGCACTTCCGAGATCCACCAGGTGGACCTGATTGTGCAGCTGCTGGGGACCCCCAGTGAGAACATCTGGCCG GGCTTCTCTCAGCTGCCGCTGGCCAGCCAGTACAGCCTGCGGAAGCAGCCCTACAACAACCTGAAGCATAAGTTCCCATGGCTCTCGGAGGCTGGCCTGCGCCTGATGAACCTCCTCTTCATGTACGACCCTAAGAAAAG GGCGACAGCCGGCGACTGCCTGGAGAGCTCCTACTTCAAGGAGAAGCCCCTGC cctgcgaGCCGGAGCTCATGCCCACCTTCCCCCACCACCGTAACAAGCGTGCCGCCCCAGCCACGTCCTTAGGCACTGAGAGCCAGAGCCGGCGCTGCAGACCCTGA
- the CDK10 gene encoding cyclin-dependent kinase 10 isoform X3 → MDKEKDGVGSLSLVQLQKWGHQGQPGCRGPHQQSSRDHTAASPPPPQHCGAEGGGCGEPPGEDLASLLENMPTPFSEAQVKCIVLQVLRGLQYLHRNFIIHRDLKVSNLLMTDKGCVKTADFGLARAYGIPVKPMTPKVVTLWYRAPELLLGTTTQTTSIDMWAVGCILAELLAHKPLLPGTSEIHQVDLIVQLLGTPSENIWPGFSQLPLASQYSLRKQPYNNLKHKFPWLSEAGLRLMNLLFMYDPKKRATAGDCLESSYFKEKPLPCEPELMPTFPHHRNKRAAPATSLGTESQSRRCRP, encoded by the exons ATGGACAAGGAGAAGGATG GGGTGGGGTCACTGAGCTTGGTCCAGCTGCAGAAGTGGGGTCACCAAGGCCAGCCTGGTTGCAGGGGTCCCCATCAGCAGTCTTCGAGAGATCACACTGCTGCTTCGCCTCCGCCACCCCAACATTGTGGAGCTGAAGGAGGTGGTTGTGGGGAACCACCTGGAGAG GACCTGGCCAGCCTTCTGGAGAACATGCCAACACCCTTCTCTGAGGCCCAG GTCAAGTGCATCGTGCTGCAGGTGCTCCGGGGCCTCCAGTACCTGCACCGGAACTTCATCATCCACAG GGATCTGAAGGTCTCTAACTTGCTTATGACGGATAAGGGCTGCGTAAAGACAG CGGATTTTGGTTTGGCTCGGGCCTATGGCATCCCAGTGAAACCAATGACTCCCAAGGTGGTCACACTCTG GTACCGAGCCCCTGAACTGTTGCTGGGAACCACCACGCAGACCACCAGCATCGACATGTG GGCGGTGGGCTGCATCCTGGCTGAGCTGCTGGCCCATAAGCCCCTTCTCCCTGGCACTTCCGAGATCCACCAGGTGGACCTGATTGTGCAGCTGCTGGGGACCCCCAGTGAGAACATCTGGCCG GGCTTCTCTCAGCTGCCGCTGGCCAGCCAGTACAGCCTGCGGAAGCAGCCCTACAACAACCTGAAGCATAAGTTCCCATGGCTCTCGGAGGCTGGCCTGCGCCTGATGAACCTCCTCTTCATGTACGACCCTAAGAAAAG GGCGACAGCCGGCGACTGCCTGGAGAGCTCCTACTTCAAGGAGAAGCCCCTGC cctgcgaGCCGGAGCTCATGCCCACCTTCCCCCACCACCGTAACAAGCGTGCCGCCCCAGCCACGTCCTTAGGCACTGAGAGCCAGAGCCGGCGCTGCAGACCCTGA